In Camelina sativa cultivar DH55 chromosome 17, Cs, whole genome shotgun sequence, the genomic stretch tctactaattaattaagttcgttttttttttcggggTCAAAACTTTATTAAGTATGTATGTGAAACAAATTACATCTAATTATAGTCTTGATTGATGtgttatactccctctgttttacAAAAGCGTCATTTTGACTAATTACACACAACTTAAGAAAaacttgaattatatatatatgccctatttaatgaataatttagcatttaaatttaattaaaagatttgGAAATACAAAGTGacagtctttgtgaaacaaagaaaaattcccagaatgacactttttgtgaaacagaaggAGTATATAAATCctccttctttgtttttaaataaactaataaaccaGGGAAATTAAATTGTTGTTGAAATTAGGTTTGTAATATATCGTGTATCCCCACAAAACACATGCATTCAAAATTTGTTCTTTTGATTGAGactgttttaaattttactttgcACGCATGATGAGACTATATACTAGACTACATGGTCTACAACAAcattattgaatacaatttaCACAATGCATTCCCAGGAATCTTCGCAACAGAATCTTGCATTTTGCCGTAATTAATTAAGCTTCAAGGAAACTTTTAAGTATTATAGCCAGTATAATAATAGAGATGCAACTCTAAATGACTAAATGCATCTTTGTTtatttcaaagttattaaaccTTCATTATGGGGTACGTATACTCGGAATAATACCGATCGAGGATTGAAGATCAATAGACCACCAATTAAATGAATTCTGAATACGACACGGCTAATTGTAATGTTACGAACTGTAGTTAATAATTCTGTTATACAGAGAAGATCCATATATATCAAGAGTTTGAAAAGCAGATGCTTAGTTagacaaacgaaaaaaaaaagactaccCTAGTCCTCTACAAAACGTACTTTGTCTAACCGAGAGGGGAAGGTGCATTAATATAAAAAACCAAAGGATTTTATTGATCATGGACGTATCTTTCATTTCTAATTCtgtatttgaataaaaatcatCAATCGCACTCGCACACCATGCATCATGTATTACCATGTGAAATAATATCAACGTCTAATTGTGACGTTTTGCATCAACGACGATGATTGAATCCTCCTTAAACCTCCCAAAATCAACCATTTGATATATTTGTCCACGAAAAATTTGTACGATTAAACAtatgcaaataaataaagaaaatccaaaagtgTTGTAACACAAACGTGAcatcaatgaatatatatacagaaatagCGAGGAACTTAATTAAACTAAtactacatcatcatcatcacacattAGGAAAAGGAAATGGGAGAGGTTGAATTGTTAACAACGAAGAATGAATAAAGTTAAGGATTCTTGAGGTTTTGAAAGAGTACAATCGAAGGGTGTGAAGGCAAAACGAATTAGGTTAAGGAAGAGGTTCAACTTTCACTTCCACAGTAGCTTGTTTGTACTTGTTTGTGCTCATCCTTTATGACTTGTCCTATTTCACTGTTAACCATTCACAACTACTGTATATAACAatacaacttttgttttctattacttttttaaaaagccaacttatttacaaagaaaGATGGTAGTAGTATAACATGCAAGTAGtggaaaaaaaagaggaagaaaacgaaATAATGAAGATAACAAGAATGAAAAAGGTGGTCTCTACTTTCTCTTGATAGATTTTATTGAAACAATGACACATTTCCTTATTCTCGACATTGATGTTgacctcttctttttttcaactATCAACATCTTCTCTTCCCccataataataacataactaACTTATCAAGTAGTAAATCTATATACATACATCCACCTAGTCTTTTTTTTACTAACATTTTATACCATCTTACTAAAGGGCGggggagaaaaaaacaaaaattaacaagagAAGACAATGGGTACAATTATTCATTTAACAGATTTGGCTATTTCAGTTCAGACCCAATAATGAGAGGCCCGGAGGattttttattgtcaataaGCGAGGAACCCATACTCTGAAAGAGAAGGTTCGAATATATAATTACGAAAAGGTCCCTTTGTCGTTTTAATTGAGTAATTCACGAGAATGTCTGaggtagagaagaagaagagaagtataGAGTTAGAAATCGAAAGGagctaaaaaaagaagaaatcgaagGAAGAAAGCATTGAGAGAGGGGAAGATCATGATCCTAGCAGTGTTGTTCGCGAACTCCGTTGGGAACGTTTTGATCGAAAGGTTTGTTCGCTCTTCAGATCCCACCCAATTTCTCTTTCCCTCCCAAATCTTATCATCAATTTCCGCAGCTTGTCAATTTGATCGGAAATATGATTGGCTTTGTTTGGCTGATCTCTAATTAACGAACCGAATCGAGCATTGATGTTCTTTGTGGATCTGGTATCCCATCGGGGTTTTTGACATAGTTTGTCAGATTTAGGGATTTCGAATTAACTTCATGCTTTATATGGTTGAAAATTAGATTTCAATTCGTCTCTGTACACAGTAGAATTGGATGTATCTCAAAAGCAACATATGAATTTTGGAAGAGAATGTGAGTTTCTTTCATGTTTGGTGATGCATTTTGATATGTTTCTATCATCCTAACTCTGTATTCAGTGATAGAAGTTGTTGATGCTCTATAACTATGTCAATTGTGTTCTCTTAtctgaaaaaacaaacatttgtgGACTTTGGCTTGCAACAAGTAGAGCTCAAATCTATGTTCATTTATAAACACCAACACATTTGACTTTTTTGTATAGTAAGTTACTAGTTAGTAGCAAATCGTCAGAAGCGTTTTAAATCTTCTTCTAGGTTCAATGGAGTACCAGCTGAGGAACGGCTGCACTGGCGAACTTTCTTGGTTAAGTTGGGAGCAGATAATCTCAAAGGCGTTAAAAACGAAGAGCTTCTTGTCGCTTGCCACAAGTAACACTTTCAAACCACTACCTCTAGACTCTCTCCCTGTGGCACTTTGTAGCTAATTACTAAACCAAGCGAACAGCATTTGGGAGTAATCTTGAGTCATTCTTTTTTTGTACAGGTCTGTTTATATAGTGTACACAATGCTTGGAGATGTTAGCATCTTCCTTGTTGGCAAAGACGAGTACGATGAACTTGCTTGTAAGCCTAcctttttctcctcttttgttAACCAACTGATCTCTGCTTCACTCTGAGTTTTTATATCTGTgctgcttttttcttttcttttgttgtgtgGTGCAGTGGCAGAAACCATATATATCATAACAGCGGCTGTGAAAGACGTATGCGGAAAGCCCCCAACAGAGCGAGTGTTTCTGGATAAATATGGAAGGATTTGTTTGTGTCTTGATGAAATCGTTTGGAACGGACTTCTCGAGAACACTGACAAAGACAGGATCAAGCGACTCATTAGATTGAAACCTCCTTCTGAGGTTTGATTTTGTCCAACCATTCTTCCTTTACTCACTCTTAAGACATTTCTGCTTCTCCACagaatgtttgtttgttaaatcaCTTCTGTCTATCAA encodes the following:
- the LOC104755852 gene encoding uncharacterized protein LOC104755852, with protein sequence MILAVLFANSVGNVLIERFNGVPAEERLHWRTFLVKLGADNLKGVKNEELLVACHKSVYIVYTMLGDVSIFLVGKDEYDELALAETIYIITAAVKDVCGKPPTERVFLDKYGRICLCLDEIVWNGLLENTDKDRIKRLIRLKPPSEV